The following proteins are encoded in a genomic region of Entelurus aequoreus isolate RoL-2023_Sb linkage group LG01, RoL_Eaeq_v1.1, whole genome shotgun sequence:
- the zgc:171566 gene encoding zgc:171566 has protein sequence MLLLVLLTACVCSAARIPQLNQRPIIGVLAQQVLPFDHNATGSSYIAASYIKYLESAGARVVPIRVNHTEEEFAKIFSSINGLLLPGGDVDIQNSPHTRAAKILYKLALKANDDHDYFPIWGTCQGFQQLTVLTANKHLLTLTDTKGVVLPLTFTPDASSSRLFRDFPKDLMNSLAQENITSNFHKWSLSLQNFSQNAKLKKFYKVLSTNTDGKKDFISTMEAYNYPFYGVQWHPEKTPFEWVDKPGMVHSPSAVRASFYTASFFVSEAMKSQHSFSSPAEEEQALIYNFPPIFKGANAIFVQIYYLD, from the exons ATGCTTCTgttggtgctgctgaccgcctgCGTGTGCTCGGCGGCGAGGATCCCTCAGCTCAATCAACGCCCGATCATCG GTGTGCTGGCACAACAGGTCCTGCCATTTGACCATAATGCAACAGGCTCCTCCTACATTGCCGCCTCCTATATCAAATACCTGGAAAGCGCCGGGGCCCGCGTCGTTCCCATCAG AGTCAATCATACAGAAGAAGAATTTGCTAAGATCTTCTCTTCCATTAATGG GTTGCTGTTGCCGGGAGGAGACGTGGACATCCAGAACTCGCCGCACACTCGGGCCGCCAAGATCTTGTACAAACTCGCTCTGAAG GCTAACGATGATCATGACTACTTCCCCATCTGGGGGACTTGTCAAGGTTTCCAGCAGCTGACAGTCTTGACAGCAAACAAACACCTCCTGACGCTCACCGACACCAAGGGGGTGGTGCTACCACTCACTTTCACGCCAG ATGCCTCGTCCAGTCGTCTGTTCAGGGACTTTCCCAAGGACCTAATGAATTCACTGGCTCAGGAGAACATCACCAGCAACTTCCACAAGTGGAGTCTGTCTCTTCAG AACTTCAGCCAGAACGCCAAGCTGAAGAAGTTTTACAAAGTGCTTTCTACAAACACGGATGGGAAGAAGGACTTCATCTCCACCATGGAAG CCTACAACTACCCCTTCTATGGCGTGCAGTGGCATCCAGAGAAAACCCCTTTCGAGTGGGTGGATAAGCCTGGCATGGTCCACTCCCCCTCAGCTGTACGAGCTTCCTTCTACACTGCGAGCTTCTTTGTTTCGGAAG CCATGAAGAGCCAACACAGCTTCTCCAGTCCAGCAGAGGAGGAGCAAGCACTCATCTACAACTTCCCCCCCATCTTCAAAGGCGCCAACGCCATCTTTGTGCAGATCTATTACTTAGACTGA